The proteins below are encoded in one region of Carettochelys insculpta isolate YL-2023 chromosome 32, ASM3395843v1, whole genome shotgun sequence:
- the LOC142004844 gene encoding olfactory receptor 6F1-like translates to METVTGREKENQSSIKEFLLLGFPGNQDVQISLCVVFTVTYILTVTGNITIIALVGSHSHLQTPMYFFLSNLSFLEVWYTTACVPKAIAIFLGKSRTIPFASCILQMYFIFSLGCTEFFLLTVMAYDRYLAICYPLHYSTIMNNTKSSLLALVCWVAGFLVISVPASIIGSLSFCESYVINHFYCGIDSLIVLSCSDTLVLQWVAFIIAIIVILLSFLITLVSYICIISTIVKIPSAQGSQKAFSTCSAHFTMVIMWYGSHIFLYVKYSKENALEINKIVNTLNIIITPLLNPFIYTLRNKEVKEALWKVLKGTGSWF, encoded by the coding sequence ATGGAGACTGTGACtggaagagagaaggaaaaccAGTCCAGCATAAAGGAGTTTCTCCTCCTAGGATTTCCTGGCAATCAGGATGTGCAGATCTCTCTGTGCGTGGTATTTACCGTTACGTACATCCTGACGGTAACAGGAAATATTACCATCATAGCCCTGGTTGGGAGCCACTCTCACCTCCAAACGCCCATGTACTTTTTCCTTTCCAACCTGTCCTTCTTAGAAGTCTGGTAcaccacagcctgtgtccccaaaGCCATTGCCATTTTCCTGGGGAAAAGCAGAACCATCCCCTTTGCTAGCTGCATCCTGcagatgtattttattttctccttgGGCTGCACAGAATTTTTCCTCTTGACagtcatggcctatgaccgctaccTGGCCATTTGCTACCCATTGCACTACAGCACAATTATGAACAACACTAAGTCTTCACTCTTGGCTCTTGTATGCTGGGTAGCTGGGTTCCTGGTTATTTCTGTCCCAGCTTCAATTATAGGCAGCTTGTCCTTCTGTGAGTCTTACGTCATCAATCATTTCTACTGCGGTATAGATTCCTTAATCGTTCTCTCCTGCTCAGATACCTTGGTGCTTCAGTGGGTAGCTTTCATCATAGCAATCATAGTCATCCTACTCTCATTTCTGATAACCCTGGTCTCTTACATTTGCATCATCTCCACCATAGTGAAGATCCCATCAGCGCAAGGCTCGCAAAAGGCTTTTTCCACATGCTCTGCCCATTTCACCATGGTGATTATGTGGTATGGCTCCCACATCTTCCTGTATGTCAAATATTCCAAGGAGAATGCCCTGGAAATCAACAAGATTGTCAACACTTTGAACATTATTATAACTCCACTGTTAAACCCTTTTATTTACACTCTGAGAAATAAAGAGGTGAAGGAGGCTTTATGGAAGGTATTGAAGGGGACAGGAAGTTGGTTTTAA